One Gossypium hirsutum isolate 1008001.06 chromosome A11, Gossypium_hirsutum_v2.1, whole genome shotgun sequence genomic window carries:
- the LOC107905975 gene encoding L-type lectin-domain containing receptor kinase IX.1, whose translation MANPFSGVFGLLQLLSITFILPCVNSISFNIPRFDSGANNILYQGAARPNVGAVEFNSLTFVCQVGRIIFAESVPIWDSETREVTSFTSHFSFIIDTQGKASSDYSAGLAFFLAPVGSEIPPNSAGGFLGLFNTTTIDSSGNQVVLVEFDTFSNTDWDPEVEHVGININSISSVKYAPWNFSLYSEDTADAWVSYNATTRNLSVTWSYQNSSSQGSLSHQIDLTEILPETAIVGFSAATSHRIERHQLVSWEFNSSLERKAIKEKNTNRIRIVIGVAVPLGILVIAGCIGFKILLCWKRRKRSYQYMEGTFGINDDLERGAGPRRFSYKDLVAATNNFSSQRKLGEGGFGAVYKGYINELDTTIAVKKISKGSRQGEKEYVTEVKVISQLRHRNLVQLIGFCHDGGMFLLVYVFMSNGSLDSHLFGKKTPLNWNLRYKAARGVASALLYIHEEWEQCVVHRDIKPSNIMLDSNFNVKLGDFGLARLMDHELGPRTTGLAGTLGYMAPEYIKTGRASRASDVYSFGVVALEIATGRRPVDPIEENSQIGLVEWVWHLYGSGNLLSSVDKRMNAEFDEKQMECLMIVGLWCAHPDSNLRPSIKQVIQVLDFDMGIPNLPSKMPIPTYHEHVASSSSREPILTNSSLEVGR comes from the coding sequence ATGGCTAACCCTTTCTCTGGTGTATTTGGTTTACTTCAGCTCCTTTCCATCACTTTCATTCTTCCTTGCGTTAATTCGATTTCCTTTAATATACCTCGTTTCGACTCTGGTGCAAACAACATACTCTACCAGGGTGCTGCGAGGCCTAATGTTGGAGCTGTTGAATTCAATAGTCTCACCTTTGTTTGTCAAGTTGGTAGAATTATCTTCGCTGAAAGTGTACCAATTTGGGATTCTGAGACTAGAGAAGTTACAAGTTTCACCAGTCATTTCTCCTTCATCATTGACACCCAAGGTAAAGCTAGTTCAGACTATTCAGCCGGCCTTGCTTTTTTCCTTGCCCCCGTTGGGAGCGAAATTCCACCGAACTCGGCAGGTGGATTTCTAGGCTTGTTTAACACCACAACCATTGATTCATCTGGGAACCAAGTTGTTCTTGTGGAGTTTGATACTTTCTCCAACACTGACTGGGATCCAGAAGTTGAGCATGTGGGGATCAACATCAACTCGATTTCTTCAGTTAAGTATGCTCCCTGGAACTTTAGTTTGTACAGCGAAGACACTGCTGATGCATGGGTTTCTTATAATGCTACTACTAGGAATTTGAGCGTCACTTGGAGTTATCAGAACTCTAGTTCTCAAGGGAGTCTTTCTCACCAAATTGATCTGACGGAGATTCTGCCAGAAACGGCCATAGTAGGGTTTTCAGCCGCTACAAGTCATCGCATAGAGCGGCATCAGCTTGTGTCATGGGAATTTAATTCTAGTTTGGAAAGAAAGGCAATCAAGGAGAAAAACACCAACAGGATCAGAATAGTTATTGGTGTAGCAGTTCCATTGGGTATACTAGTAATCGCGGGGTGTATAGGATTTAAGATTTTATTGTGTTGGAAAAGGAGGAAGAGATCATATCAATATATGGAAGGAACTTTCGGGATTAACGATGACCTTGAAAGAGGGGCTGGACCAAGAAGATTTTCTTACAAAGATCTTGTTGCAGCTACAAACAATTTCTCGAGTCAGAGGAAGTTAGGGGAGGGAGGATTTGGTGCTGTTTATAAAGGGTACATTAATGAGCTAGATACAACAATTGCAGTAAAGAAAATTTCAAAGGGCTCCAGACAAGGGGAAAAGGAGTATGTAACTGAAGTGAAGGTGATTAGCCAGCTAAGACACCGGAATCTGGTGCAACTGATCGGTTTTTGTCATGATGGAGGAATGTTTTTACTTGTCTATGTGTTCATGTCAAATGGTAGCCTTGATTCTCACCTTTTTGGTAAGAAGACTCCTCTCAATTGGAATTTGAGATATAAAGCAGCCCGCGGTGTAGCCTCTGCGTTGCTATATATCCATGAAGAGTGGGAGCAGTGCGTGGTCCATCGTGACATCAAACCAAGCAATATAATGCTAGATTCCAATTTCAACGTCAAGCTTGGTGACTTCGGATTAGCTCGGCTTATGGACCATGAGCTAGGTCCTCGAACAACAGGGCTGGCAGGTACATTAGGTTACATGGCTCCGGAATACATAAAAACCGGCAGAGCGAGTAGAGCCTCAGATGTGTATAGTTTCGGTGTAGTCGCCTTAGAAATTGCTACAGGGAGAAGGCCGGTTGATCCAATCGAAGAAAACTCACAAATTGGTTTGGTAGAATGGGTTTGGCATCTCTACGGAAGTGGAAACCTTCTTTCTTCGGTGGATAAGAGGATGAATGCAGAATTCGATGAAAAACAAATGGAGTGTTTGATGATTGTTGGGCTATGGTGTGCTCATCCTGACAGCAACCTCAGACCTTCAATCAAGCAAGTGATTCAAGTTCTTGATTTCGATATGGGAATCCCAAATCTCCCTTCAAAGATGCCTATTCCAACATACCACGAACATGTAGCATCAAGCAGTTCACGTGAACCAATTTTAACCAATTCGAGCCTTGAGGTGGGTCGTTAG